CAGATACcgtctgatttaaaaaaaaaaatgttgaacaaactGCTCGAATAAAAGAAATagtttaatataaaaaacaactcaggttttgatgtgtgttttttttagaaaacaccAAGTTAGAAGAGTTTtacagaacatgaacatgaatgtGAAATCTGTTGgagctgatctgagaccagTCCCTCCCGCAGCGACACGGGCGCGTGCTTAGCGCGCCACCTAGTGACGGGCGCCAAACATGCGGCgagaaaaatgtataattaaaatTATAATGGCTGTTTATTTTCTACAGTTTTTGCCTTCTTTCCAATactttgacataaaaaataaattaacataaataaaagaaatgaagatCTGACGTATGCTCTCATGTTACGGTCACAACATGCTAGCGGCTGCGTGTCGACGGTGACAGTTGGTGGAAAATGAAACGACAGAAACCATCTGGACTCCAGAAAGCTCTGAaaagaagagcaggagagaCGTGCGAAGGAGGAAGTATGTCATTTTGATTGTATATTGTTGTAATTCACCGAGCATTCGTGATATAGTGATGCTAACTAGCAGTAGCATCATGTCGCCGTACCAGTAAGCTAACGTTAAACAGCCAAGACCGGTTCGGACCGGTTCGGACTGCCCGAGTTTTGGATTAGTTTTAACTTTGCTGTCAGGTTACAGTACTATGAAATGCAGTTTCACATCTAACCAGAGAACGAAGCCGTGAAGTGCTGAGTCACATCAACATGTGGACTGTACAGACTGAGGTGCTAAACATGAGCAGAGATGGTCACAAGCTACACACTGACGGAAGACTGTATCAGAACAGTAGAGCATAATAATCTTAATAATCATagtaataataaatgatatatACAGCTAGCATTATGTTGAGAGCTGTGAGAAAGATTGCACTGTGACTTGTGTGACATAAGTGTGAAGTATCATTCTTACTCTATTCACTTGGGGTGAATTTAAActttattagtttattttgtATATCATACTTTGATGAATAGGTTATAAATCACATTTCGCATTTTGCACACAATGTTTTATTGTTAGTTTaatttttggttttgattcttTATTGTGCACTTTGTGTTGTCAGATGTTGCACTGATTCATTTGCACATATTGTTATTTAGTTTGGATTATcattgttaaataaatgttaaactcTTTGGACATGAGTACTGATGACATCAGTAAAGCTCGCCTAGGAccgcccctgtgtgtgtgtgtgtgtgtgtgtgtgtgtgtgtgtgtgtgtgtgtgtgtgtgtgtgtgagctcatcAGCTGTTAATTTtctcacactttgtttttcagaatcAAAACACTTCTCCAACAAATCCTGAAAGAACCAAAACTTTTTTCTAGAACTCCTGaagaatttaaatgttaataggTTTAAAgttctgtctgacttcctgtagAACCTGCAGAACCTGCAGAACCTCACTGAACCACTGGACTCATCACGtcttcacttcttcttccttcaACAACACGACCTTAAGAAGCCGACCGGCCCCTGCCGACCCACTCCGACTGACACCAGAACAACAACGGGCAGATTGTCCAGTTCTGCTCTGTGACGCGGCTGGAATCCATTCACCTCCAGGACACGTCACATGAAGAGCAGGCGGGCCGACACTCAGCGAGGCCTGAGAGCTTGTAGCTTTCAGTACTTGTTATAGTTTTGCTGCAGTTTAACTTCCTTTGTTGTCCTTTGATTTTAGATATAATttttactgacatattttgaaaacaacataaaaccaacaaatacttttaaaaaagaaattattattattattattatgatgttgttgttgttgttgttatttattttttgttctgttgctcCTCATGATAAAGTGTCACAGGACCTGGACCTGGGCCTGGGCCTGGGCGTGggcctggacctggacctggacctggacctggacctgggcCTGGACCTGGGCCTGGGCCTGGGCCTGggcctggacctggacctgggcctggacctggacctggacctgggcCTGGACCTGGGCCTGGGCGTGGACATGGGCCTGGGCCTGggcctggacctggacctgggcCTGGACCTGGGCCTGGGCGTGGACATGGGCCTGGGCCTGggcctggacctggacctgggcctggacctggacctgggtGTGGACATGGGCCTGGGCCTGggcctggacctggacctggacctgggcCTGGGCCTGggcctggacctggacctggacctgggcctggacctggacctggacctgggcCTGggcctggacctggacctggacctgggcCTGGACCTGggcctggacctggacctgggcCTGGGCGTGGACATGGGCCTGGGCGTGGACATGGGCCTGGGCCTGggcctggacctggacctggacctgggcctggacctggacctgggcctggacctggacctgggcCTCGGGCCGACACATGACTGTGGCTCAGCGTGATGTGAGGCGCTgcatcatgtaaacacaaatgaGCAGCTGAGCGGTGACCTTCGACCTCTCTGTGAATGATCAGCCTCAGTACAGTTAGTCTATctagggtcaaaggtcacagctgATCCTTCAGCTCTCTTCACTCAGAGAACACAAAGAACTCTCTTCACTAATAATCAGTCATTTCtttactgattgattgattgattgatgtgGGAAGCTTCCAGGTGACGTTGGATCCTGGACGTCAGACTGGACCTCGGGGAGGAGGGTCCTCAGACAGACCCGCCTCCCTGCAGaggatcctcctcctcctcctcctcctgagtcCGGATCAGTACAGTCAGACATCCAGAGAGGACTAGACGACCGACACCATGAGGGAGACCAGCGTCACCATGGCCGATACCAAGACCCGGCCCGGGTCCACGTCAGACGAGCTCATCTTCTTTGTTAATGGGAAGAAGGTAAAAAATAGCtcattaataattaaatcaGCTACTTTTTAAATGGAGTTCTGTACATCTGTGGAAGATTGGCATGATATTCACACGTTTACACTGTTTAATACTGACTTCATGTGAATGCACACAAATTTTTACCTTCATTAATGTTTGTTCAACAAACAGTATCACAAGTTACTGATAACTGAGCAGAATGAGGCAGAACGTCTGAGAGCAGAACATGTGAGAATGTGGAACAGAGTGAATGTTCCAGTTTAAAGAGATTTAAgatataaagaaatataaagaggCATCAGACATCAGACTGAACACAGATCAGCCGTCATGAACAGATCATCAATTCTAAATGGCTCAAACAGTCGTAATCAGTAACTGTGGTCCAGTTCCAATCAGCCTTCAGGAGTTGTTGATTAGTcagaacaaaactgaaatgattgaTCCTGAAGGTCTTTTCTCTCCGTGTCCACATGTGGAGAGGCAAagttctgttgttctgttctgtttctacATGTGAAACATCCAGACACACTCAATCTGTGCTGGACCTTCAGCAGCGACATGTTCTGGATTCGATGTACTCAGGATTCTGTTCGGACCTGGCGGTTCTCGTCAGAGACAGAAACGGACCGACTcttgatttaatcatttatttacattcttttatttttgcgTTTTCAGATTGTTGAGAGAAACGCAGATCCAGAGACGACCCTGCTGACATACCTGAGGAGGAAGtgtaggcacacacacacacacccacacacacacacacacacacacacatgctgtgtttGGACTTtaaatgagtgtttttctgaatggagtttggtttatTGGTGTTCCCATAAAAACCACAACAGGCTGTGAGGTCGTTGACCGTCTGTGAGATAACAACCAGCAGGTCAAAGTCAAAACCCTCCTCAGATCCTGGATCAGATCCTGGATCAGATCCTGATGAGTGATGTTAATGTTTgagtgaactgctcctttaaatgccATTTACTGATTTACAGTATAATTTACAGTTTAGTCTTTAACAGGACGGCTGGAGATGTTCGTGcctcaccgtgtgtgtgtgtgtgtgtgtgtgtgtgtgtgtgtgtgtgcagtgggtCTAACAGGCACTAAGCTGGGCTGTGCTGAGGGCGGCTGTGGAGCCTGTACTGTGATGCTGTCCAGATACCAAACACACTCTCAACAGCTGATGTATCcttcaactgtgtgtgtgtgtgtgtgtgtgtgtgtgtgtgtcagctgcagtcatgtgcTCTCATCTGACGTCTGATGGTAACAAACTGATTTCACAGCTGATTGAATGAATGTCTGAACGCTCTTTAACTCCGACTCGGTCACTTTGCCGTTAACGCCTGTCTCGCCCCGCTCTGCTCCCTGCACCTGGTCGCCGTGACGACGGTGGAGGGCATCGGCAGCGTGGCGAGGAAACTACATCCtgtgcaggtaacacacacacacacacacacagtgttaaagCAGGGTTGACAGATGTgtgtccactagagggcagcagagcTCAGAACCAGCTGAAGAACAGAATCACGTCCTTGTTCTGATCCTGTTTCAGGAGCGCATCGCGAAGGCTCACGGCTCTCAGTGTGGCTTCTGTACTCCGGGTATCGTCATGTCCATGTACGCTCTGCTCAGGAACAACCCCAAACCCAACATGTCTGACGTGGAGGAGGCCTTCCATGGTACTGCCAGAGACGGATCAGCACCGCCGATCAGATGTTCAAACATCTGTTCAGACGATTAAAGACATCAGAACACTAAGAaaatcatctgtttctgttcaggAAATCTGTGTCGCTGCACCGGATACAGACCCATACTGGAGGGGTACAAGACCTTCACtgtggtgagacacacacacacacacacgcacacacacacacacacacagaaccagaaccagaaccaggatGAGACCCAACAGTttagcagcagaaataaaccaaacaactcACTCTCTGACGACTGTAAACAGGTTTGACAGGATGTtgatgtaatcagattactttgtgtgtttccaggaGGGGGGGTGCTGTGGTGGCCGGGGGCGGGACAGTGGCTGCTGTATGGCCAATGGGAACGGAGCTGAGACAGACGCTGATGTAAGTTTCACATCATGATATTCACTCCGGCCACTGGAGGCCGCCGCCTCACAGGAAGTGaacatgtttgtctttcacAGCCACGTGTTTCATGTGTCCGTTTCCACGCAGGAAGCCACGACTCTGTTCAACACGGCAGACTTCGCGCCCTTTGACCCCACACAGGAAGTCATCTTCCCTCCCGAGCTCATGGTGACCACACACACGACCCGACGCAGCAGCATCACGTAGAAGAAGAGTCCAAACTATCATGTGTTGGCCTGAAGTCACTCAGTTTAAGATGATTCACTGCTCAGATATAAAGCAGAGCTTCTCAAACTTCCCCTCATACATGAAACATGATTTATATTCAGTCAGACttgatgattatttttgacGTTCACTGTGATTTTCTGTCCATGAGTTTACGTTTGAATCAGAGAAACATTCCTGAGAGTCTTCATGTTTTACTTCTCTTCAGTGTCAACAGACTCTAGTGAAAGACTGCTGACAAGAAGTGATGCTAGCTGACTGGACAAATGTTGAATGGAGACTATTTATGCATCCCTCAAGGCATTATGGGAACTGTAGTTTTTGTtattaacctttatttatacagGTAAGGTCTCATTGAGACCCAGGGTCTCATTCACAAGAGAGACCTGTTCCAGGTAGGCAGCAACTAAACACAAAGTTACAGACTAACTgaacacacaggagacacaacacagaacacaaacattaaagtAGTAGAGTACAAACTACAAAGTTGGCTGGTTAAGTACATGTGCAGACCCCCACAGACCGTCTCATCAGCCTTCCTACAAGCAGTTTGAAGTCCCCTAAAGGAATAAAGCTGCACAGCTTCAGCCTCTGCTGGAGAATGTTGCAGGTTGCAGGCGCAGCGCAGGAGAACGCCTTCTTGTCAAGTTCAGTACGGATGGACGGGATGAGTCCAACTGTAGTACAACAAATAATACTAACAGTTTAAAAGTTGTTGTTTCACTTTCCTCCCGTGTAGTCTCTGAccaaaggtcaaaggtcgggCTCCCTCTGTTTCCATGGCGACAGGATGGTGTGGCTGCAGCCCGACAGTCTGGACGAGTTCCTGCGACTGAAGTGGGAACATCCAGAGGCCCGAGTGGTGGTGGGAAACACCGAAGTGGGTCAGTCTAACCCTCATTCATTCCTTTAATAAATCTCCTGTTCACTGACTCACCTGTTCACTGACTCACCTGTTCACTGACTCACCTGTTCACTGACTCCCTGCTGTGCTTGTAGGTATCGAGGTGAAGTTTAAGAACATGGTGTATCCGGTCATCTTGGCCCCGACCTTCATCCCTGAGCTGAACGCAGTGACTCACACTGCAGACGGTGAGCACAGACACTCTGATAAAACACTCACAGCACTTTGATCACGTGACTAAACCTTGTGTGTCTTCAGGCGTCGTGTTCGGGGCAGCGTGCACGCTCAGCCACATGGCGGCGGTGCTGAGGCAGGCCGTGGagactcttcctcctcatcagacTGAAGTCTTCCTCGCCGTCCTGGAACAACTGCGCTGGTTCGCTGGACTGCAGATACGCAACGTAGCGGTGAGTTCACAGTCCATAAATCATCTCTGTGTTGTATATTTACCTTGTGCTGTGTTCACTGTCACATGCATCTGtggtgcttttgtgttttaaggCTGTTGGCGGAAATATCATGACAGCGAGCCCCATTTCAGACCTCAACCCAGTTTTTATGGCAGCAGGCTGCAAACTGACAGTGATGGCCaagggtaacacacacacacacacacacacacacacacacggtcacacaTACTTCTGACTGATTGGATCAGTTTCGTCCTTAAAATCCTCTAAACTGCTCAAATTCTTAATTTCCGTACTTACTGTGAAGTTCAGTCCAACATGAGTCACTTCCACTGCTTCAGCTTTATTTCACGGTTCTGTTTCATCTCTTTAAAGTCATGTTTCTGGACATGTGATGTAAAGTCAGGAACCCGGAGAAGATATGTGTGAAAACTCATTGTCATGGTGCGTTTACTGGCACCATGTATATCAGGAGGCGTTCAGGTGACCATTAATCTCAGTGTTGCATCTACAAACAGCTGAGTCACTGTGTCTGCCTGTAAACACTCGTTATATAAGAACCTTGAAACTTTAGCGCTGATAATAGACATTATGCTAGCCTCTAAACTGTgtgctgacctttgacccctcctcttcatgtctgtctgtctgtatgtcagATGGCCGTCGCGATGTTCGGATGGACGACAGTTTCTTCACAGGCTACAGGAAGACGACTCTTCGCCCGCAGGAAGTTCTTCTGTCCATCGAGATCCCGCACAGCAGGAAGGTAGAAACGTGTCACAGGTCGGGATCGTCCACGTCTGGACACCCTCTCTTAcgtttctgtttgtcttcttcagTCTCAGTTCGTCTCCGCCTACAAACAATCGCCCCGCCGCGAGGATGACATCAGCGTCGTTACTGCAGCGATGAGCGTCACCTTCACTCCAGGGTCCGATGTGGTCGAGGACTTGAGGCTGAGCTACGGCGGCATGGCGGCCACCACGGTGCTGGCGAAGAAGACGGCGAACAGACTGCTGGGACGGTAACAGACGCTGATTACATGTGAGAATAAGAATTACaggaagacaggaagtcacaccCTATGATGTCATGCAGGCGGTGGGGGGAGGAGCTACTGCAGGAGGCGTGTTCCTCACTGGCTGAGGAGATGAACCTGGACCCCTCGGTGCCGGGCGGCATGGTGACATACCGCAGAACTTTGACCCTCAGCCTCTTCTACAAGTTCTACCTGTCGGTGCTGCAGAAGCTCCGAGCGCAGGTCGGTTCTGGTTTCACTCCCGAGGTTCTGTTGTCTGAAGCGGTTGGTCCTGCTAGCTTAAAGTATAACGTACGTTTGTGGATTCAGGATGTAAATCTGTTggatgggagagaggagagaataaTTTTTAGTTATAATTAGATTGGACGTGTTGTATTTATTGAATATGTTAATACTTTAAtttcttaaaataaaagctGGTTCTGGAATAATGAGTCAACACGAACAAACACTGTGAGTTCTCCTCCTGTCGGTGAGCGGCTCCAGGTCAGATCCAGAATGTGACCCGGATGTTTgttcctccagcaggtctggATCTGCAGACAAGACTCACGTCTGAGTTTCTGCAGAAACGAAGGCTTTGATTCAGTAACTATCTTTGAAACATAaactttcatttgtttggttttcacgGAGTCTGTTGATCTGGTTCACTGTTCAGGGTGTGGATGTGGACGAGGTCCCGTCAGACTGCCTGAGTGCTGCAGAGATTTACCATCCGGAGACTCCGTCCAGCGTTCAGGTCTACCAGGTACGACGTCACCTGGCAGgttgttgtcatggtgactGAGATTCACCACAAGTCTTTTAATTAGCTGGATGTTTTTAGCTTGTTAACAAGGTCACATTCCCAGTTTTAACATCACACGTGTCCTCCAGGCGGTGCCAGAGGGGCGGAGCCAGGACGATGCGGTGGGCCGTCCCATGATGCACCTGTCTGCTTTGAAGCAGGCGACGGGCGAAGCGGTTTACTGCGATGACGTGCCGCTGTACGAAAACGAGCTCTACCTGGCGCTCGTCACCAGCAGCAAAGCGCACGCTAAGATCCTGtaagacacaacacacactcacacacccgTACAACACACACCCGtacaacacacacctgtcccGTCTAACCCAGGTGTGTGTCTCAGCTCTGTAGACACCTCTGCAGCAGAGTGTATGCCCGGCGTGGTCTGCTGCGTGTTCGCTGATGACATTCCCGGCAGTAACGCCACCGGACCGATCGCGTACGACGAGACCGTCCTCGCTCAGCaacaggtgtgtttctgttcttctgGCCAATCAGGTGGCTCTGTCAGGTTCAGGCTGATgatgtgtctctcctctctgtaggTGACCTGTGTGGGTCACATCATCGGTGCCGTCGTGGCCGACACTCAACTTCATGCTCAGAGAGCCGCCAAAGCTGTGAGGGTTCAATACGAAGAGCTGCAGCCAGTCGTCACCATCCAGGTGAGACAGGAAACACCTGGACTGCTGAGGACAACACCTGTGTCCACATTTAGGTGTAACATAGTGTCGAGTtatgtgatttgatttgtatAATATAACTAAAGGATTTCTATTCTGTACGGTGGCCTTATTAGGACATGTAAGAGTTTGTTTTACATAGAAAGAAAAGTCATAAAACTTTCACTCTaaagctaatattagcatgctaacatacaACATTAGCATGCTCACAAtataagcatgctaacataatGTTGCTGACATGCTAATGCATAGTAGAACATATATATTTTAGCATTATTAGCACATTGTTAGCAGCACTTTATGGCCATTACACACAGAACTTTGAATTGTACTCACCTGGAAATGAATCTGTTCCCGACAGGAAGCCATCGCTGCCCAGTCCTTctatcagccaatcagaaccaTCCAGAAGGGAGACCTGGAGGCGGGGTTTAAACAGGCCGACCACATCCTGGAAGGTAGGATTGTCTGTGTGGTTTCTCCTGATTCCAGCTGATCAGCGGGTATTGATCATGTATTGATCACTGACAGGTGAGATGCACATTGGAGGTCAGGAACATTTCTACCTGGAGACAAACGTCACTCTGGCTGTTCCGGGAGAAGACGGCGAGATGGAGCTCTTCGTTTCTACTCAAGCTGCCTGCAAAACACAGGTAACACTAATCCTGTGTACGCTGCAGGTGCTTCTACTGTATCTGCTGCGTATTTCAGCAGCTACTGACACTCTGTCTCCGTCAGTCGCTGGTGGCGAAGGTGTTGGACATCCCTGCTAACAGGGTGGTGGTCCGGGTGAAGAGGATGGGCGGAGGCTTCGGGGGGAAGGAGAGCCGGACGACCATGTTGTCCACTGTGGTCGCCGTGGCAGCAAACAAGTACGTCTGACCGTCGTGTCGTGTTAGAgcctcttattttgaaatgaagtgTGAGTGTTGTGATTTCCTGTGTTGTGCTGTCAGGCTGAAGAGGCCCGTGAGGTGCATGTTGGACCGAGACGAGGACATGTTGATCACTGGAGGAAGACATCCGTTCTATGGAAAATACAAGGTGGGAGGTCGCCCCCtgctgggagggagggagggtgttgTAGTTCTTCCTGTCAGTTagtcattcttcttcttctcttgctccAGGTGGGTTACCTGAGCAGCGGTAAGGTCGTTGCTCTGGATGTGTCGTACTACAGTAATGCTGGGAACTCGATGGACCTCTCTCTGTCGGTGAGTATCGTTAAAACATCGagtgtttcttcctctgctgacGACATACTGATGTCATCACCTGTGTGCTCGATAGGTCATGGAGCGCGCTCTGTTCCACATGGAGAACTCGTACAGCGTGGCAAACGTACGTGGCCGTGGCTACCTGTGCCGCACCAACCTGCCGTCCAACACCGCCTTCAGGGGCTTCGGAGGCCCACAAGGAATGATGGTGGCTGAGAACTGGATGACGGATGTAGCTCAGAGCCTGGGCCGGCCAGCCGAGGAGGTACGTAGCTGGATGGATAAAGAGACGAACAGCTGTTGAATGTGCAGCGTCCAAACTgtgactcctcctcctgcaggtgcGCAGGTTAAACCTGTATGTGGAAGGAGAGTCGACACCCTACAACCAGATCCTGGACCAGTTCACCTTGGACCGCTGCTGGGACGAGTGCCTGTCCCGCTGTGGATACCAGGAGCGCAGAGCCGCCGTCGACCTGTACAACAGGTGAACACAATCAATCAGTCTTTATTCATATATCGCCACACACAACAAAAGTCTCCACGTGACACACTGAGCTGGTCTAGAACTCACTCATGACCCAACACTTCACCTGTGAGCAGCAcctggtgacagaggagagaaaaaagtgcctttaacaggcagaaacctccAGCAGAACCGGACCCAGTGGTGGGCCGTCATCTGCAGAGGAattctgacaaaacacaaaacaaaaaatgtttaacgagaaatgtcaaagtgaaatgtctctgtgtgttttcactctgtcaGACAGAACCGGTGGACTAAACGAGGACTCGCCATCGTCCCCACCAAGTTTGGCATCAGCTTCACTGCCGTCTTCCTCAACCAGGTCCAATCACAAAACAGTGAAGAACACACAGACGGTGGCGTCATAGTTCTGTTAGTCATCGTCTCTTTGTGTTCCAGGCCGGAGCTCTGGTCCACATCTACACTGACGGCTCCGTGTTGACGACCCACGGGGGGACGGAGATGGGACAGGGACTCCACACCAAGATGGTCCAGGTTGCCAGCAGGGTTCTGGGTATCCCCTGTTCAAAGATCCACATCTCAGAGACCAGCACCAACACGGTCCCCAACACCAGCCCCACTGCCGCCTCCGCCTCCTCGGACCTCAACGGAGCCGCTGTGCAGAACGCCTGTGAGATCCTCATGAAGCGTCTGGAACCGTACAAGACCAAGAACCCCAAAGGATCATGGGAAGACTGGGTGAGCCCTGATGGAAGCCCTCTCTGATAATTACCTCCTCAGGACATTCagtgattttattgattttccattttgtttccatctgtttcaGGTGCGAGCAGCGTATTTCGACAGAGTCAACCTCAGTACGAGTGGCTTTTATAAGTAAGTTCACCGAGTGAGTCTCTGCTGGTGGAGAAAGTTCAGGACTGAGTCTCACAGTTTCCTGTTTGTCCATCAGGACTCCAGATCTGGGCTACGACTTTGACACAAACTCCGGCCGAGCGTTCAACTACTTCAGCTACGGAGTGGCGTGTTCAGAGGTGGAGATCGACTGTCTGACCGGAGCGCACAAGGTTCGGACAAACAAATGGTGATAACGGTGTACCACAAGGATCAATGTTCAGCTCCCTGTTATTTACAATAATCACATGATATCTTAGTTAGAAAACCAGACCTTAGACCCAGTCACATTCCACTTTTGAAGACATTAAAGTCTCTTTCATTGTCTGTTAGGCCTCGTCTCCACAAAGCTTTGTGTCTGTTCACGTATGTTGGAACTCCGTGATCTCGGAAGTTTCTGAaactggaaacaggaagttagctgaaACGTATTAGCTCACTGAGTGATAAATGTAATGCAGCTGGATTTATACATTATTTGAAGTGAAAAGGTTGACGGCTAACTTTGGTAGCATGCATGCTAGCagcattgttattgttatacTGAGTGCATGCTATCAAATGCTTTCCCTAAGATAGCTGATGTTAGTGAATACTCTCCTTTAGCCAACAAATATCAAATTATCCTGTTTGTTAGCAGACAAATCGTTCAAATTTCCATAAAGAACTGGAGCGGTTCTGAACTAAAATGACttcaaaatgtca
This genomic interval from Acanthopagrus latus isolate v.2019 chromosome 24, fAcaLat1.1, whole genome shotgun sequence contains the following:
- the xdh gene encoding xanthine dehydrogenase/oxidase, whose translation is MRETSVTMADTKTRPGSTSDELIFFVNGKKIVERNADPETTLLTYLRRKLGLTGTKLGCAEGGCGACTVMLSRYQTHSQQLIHFAVNACLAPLCSLHLVAVTTVEGIGSVARKLHPVQERIAKAHGSQCGFCTPGIVMSMYALLRNNPKPNMSDVEEAFHGNLCRCTGYRPILEGYKTFTVEGGCCGGRGRDSGCCMANGNGAETDADEATTLFNTADFAPFDPTQEVIFPPELMSLTKGQRSGSLCFHGDRMVWLQPDSLDEFLRLKWEHPEARVVVGNTEVGIEVKFKNMVYPVILAPTFIPELNAVTHTADGVVFGAACTLSHMAAVLRQAVETLPPHQTEVFLAVLEQLRWFAGLQIRNVAAVGGNIMTASPISDLNPVFMAAGCKLTVMAKDGRRDVRMDDSFFTGYRKTTLRPQEVLLSIEIPHSRKSQFVSAYKQSPRREDDISVVTAAMSVTFTPGSDVVEDLRLSYGGMAATTVLAKKTANRLLGRRWGEELLQEACSSLAEEMNLDPSVPGGMVTYRRTLTLSLFYKFYLSVLQKLRAQGVDVDEVPSDCLSAAEIYHPETPSSVQVYQAVPEGRSQDDAVGRPMMHLSALKQATGEAVYCDDVPLYENELYLALVTSSKAHAKILSVDTSAAECMPGVVCCVFADDIPGSNATGPIAYDETVLAQQQVTCVGHIIGAVVADTQLHAQRAAKAVRVQYEELQPVVTIQEAIAAQSFYQPIRTIQKGDLEAGFKQADHILEGEMHIGGQEHFYLETNVTLAVPGEDGEMELFVSTQAACKTQSLVAKVLDIPANRVVVRVKRMGGGFGGKESRTTMLSTVVAVAANKLKRPVRCMLDRDEDMLITGGRHPFYGKYKVGYLSSGKVVALDVSYYSNAGNSMDLSLSVMERALFHMENSYSVANVRGRGYLCRTNLPSNTAFRGFGGPQGMMVAENWMTDVAQSLGRPAEEVRRLNLYVEGESTPYNQILDQFTLDRCWDECLSRCGYQERRAAVDLYNRQNRWTKRGLAIVPTKFGISFTAVFLNQAGALVHIYTDGSVLTTHGGTEMGQGLHTKMVQVASRVLGIPCSKIHISETSTNTVPNTSPTAASASSDLNGAAVQNACEILMKRLEPYKTKNPKGSWEDWVRAAYFDRVNLSTSGFYKTPDLGYDFDTNSGRAFNYFSYGVACSEVEIDCLTGAHKNLSTTIVMDVGHSLNPAIDIGQVEGAFMQGLGLFTLEELHYSPRGVLLTRGPGTYKIPAFGDIPTHLTVSLLRDAPNEKAIFASKAVGEPPLFLAASVFYAIKDAISASRAESGISGPFRLDSPASAERIRNACCDRFTKLCPPAEPGSFSPWSVQV